GTCAGGATTTGCGCGGGGCGATCGTCAACAACGCCGATCTTCGCGAGGCCGATCTGCGCAACGCCAACCTGGTCAACGCCATTTTCAACTCCGCGGCGCTCGATTCCGCCAATGTCTCCCACGCCGATTTAGCCGGGGCCGATCTCACGGATTGCACCTTGGTCGGCGCCGATTTTTCCGCCGCCAACATGACCAAGGTCAATCTCCGCTACGCTAGGCTGGCCGGCGCCAATCTCTCCAATGCCGATCTGTCCAAATCGGATTTGAGCTGCACCGATTTGCGCGCCAACTTGAGCGGCGCCGTGCTACAAGGTACCGATTTGCGCGCCGCGGATATGAGCGGCGCGAACTTAATGGGGGCAAATCTGGAAGGGGCTAATCTCACCGGCGCAAATCTTAATTGCGCCA
This genomic stretch from Pirellulales bacterium harbors:
- a CDS encoding pentapeptide repeat-containing protein: MIQIRHKSTGAVLLEVESDTLAGAKLSGAHLQGASLQGQDLRGAIVNNADLREADLRNANLVNAIFNSAALDSANVSHADLAGADLTDCTLVGADFSAANMTKVNLRYARLAGANLSNADLSKSDLSCTDLRANLSGAVLQGTDLRAADMSGANLMGANLEGANLTGANLNCAIMTRARMRGAVDKTGRTGALVAASAGSGKTAAKPSRPWWQFWG